In Thermoanaerobacterium xylanolyticum LX-11, the genomic window TGACAGAATTTTTCGAAGAAATTGGTCTTCGTGTTACATTAAAAGAAGCGGGTATTTCTGATGACAAATTTGAAGAGATGGCCAACAAATGTACAGACAATGATAACAAAAAACTTGGCAATTTTGTGAGTTAGGAAAAGAAAATGTTATAAAAGAAGATATTATAAATATCTATAATTTGGCGAAGTAGACTTTCAAAAAGTGTGTCACTATTTGCTGATTTTTTGAGTATGCACGTTATGAGTGATAACTAGGGAATGAAAGTCCGGTATAAGCATAGTAGTGTAAATCGTTAATCAAAGGCAAGGGACTTAGACGAAGAATAAAAACAGTAATACTAAGATTGATAAAATTAGCCTCTGGGGTAGTCAACATGTAAGAAAAATATATCTTTGCTTTGAGAGAAACGGTCATGGTTTCAATAATTCAATAGAATTTATTGATATGCTATAGCTTAAAACCATTATTAAATATATTAATTCGAACTATTGGAAAAATTCTAGATAAATACAAATTAAAAATCAAATGTTATATAATTTCTAGGTCTTATGAAAACCAATTATTTTCGCATCACGAGGAGGGTTATTTAATGAAGTCAGTTAAAGGCAATTTATTAATAGCACAGTCTGGAGGACCAACAAGCGTTATAAATGCATCAGCATATGGAGCAATTAAAGAATTTTTATCATTGGGAAGTGGTCATAAAGTTTATGCTGGTGTATACGGTATACAAGGTATATTAGAAAAACGCATTATTGATATTGATACTTTGAATAAAAATACAATAGAAACTCTTAAATATATGCCATCGTCTGCTTTTGGTTCTTGTAGATATAAGTTAAAAGACTATGATGAAAATGAAGAAGAATATGAAAAAATAATAAATATTTTTAAGAAATTTAATATAACATATTTTCTTTATATTGGTGGAAATGACTCTATGGATACAGCTAATAAATTAAGTATTTATATGAATAAAATAGGCTACGATGCTAATATAATCGGAGTGCCAAAAACCATTGACAATGATCTTGTTGAAACTGATCACTGTCCTGGTTTTGGTAGTGCTGCAAAGTATGTTACTAATATAGGTATTGAAATATGGTCTGATATAAATGCATATAAAAAAGAGTCAATTATGATAATGGAAGTAATGGGAAGAGATGCTGGATGGATAGCTGCCTCAACAGGCATTTTAAAAAGCGTAATACCAGATATAAATCAACTTATTTATTTACCAGAAATAAGTTTTGATAAAGATAAATTTTTAATTGATGTAGAAAAAGCAATTAAAAAAAATAACAAACTTTTAATTGTAGTTTCGGAAGGCATAAAGGATGAAAATGGTGAATACATTAATGCAAATAAAAACGAAATAGATTCTTTTGGGCATAAACAACTTGGTGGAGCGGGTAGACATCTACAGAATTTAATAAAAGAAAATATTACAAAGAATGTAAAATTAATTGAATTAGGAGTAACACAAAGATGTGCCATACATTGTGCATCTAAAACTGATATAGAAGAGTCTGAAATAGTTGGTAGAGATTCGGTAAAGTATGTTCTTGCGGGGTATAGTGGATATATGACAGCTTTAGAAAGATCAAGTAATGATAAGTATAACTGTGTAACAAAATTAGTAAAACTTCAAGATGTATGCAAAAGGGTAAAAAACGTTCCTTTAAATTGGATAAATGAACAGAAAAATAGTGTGAAAGATGCAATGATAGATTATATACAGCCACTTATTCTAGGAGAGATTAATCCTTTTAATGAAAATGGGTTAGTAAAATATACGGATATTAATTTTTTTAGATAAAGATAAATAGCATATTTGAATAAAATAGGACGATAAAATCTTAAGAACAAAAGTAGAATAGTTATTTCACGATAATTGTTATATTTAATTGTAGTTTAATAAAAGTCTCAAGATCTAATAAACTCAGTGCATGACAATATAGAACCTTTAAACCTTTATTTCCATTTCGAATCTGGATGCCGCTCCATGAAAAGTAGTGACATCAAGTCTTTCATGGCTTATGTGGTAAGTGTGAAATAGATATAGATGTTTGATAGTGCTTTTCCTTTTTAAATGATGTAAAGAATATGCGGACTGTAGCTGAGGAAGTGATGAAAATAGGGCGCATTTTTGAGCCTGTTATCTCCCACACAGTTGCTCCTTGGTTTGATACTCAATATCACCTAAAAGTGGTAGAAGAAGTTATGGCTTTTTGTGGATGTGTTGATCAGATCTTTTCAGCATAAAATACATGGCAGGAGTAGAGACTGTTTAAAAATATCACTGAACTTATTGATACAATAAAGCAGAAGTATCCTGAACTTGCCATAAACTATCACAGGGATATTACAGATGGACTTGCTATGCAGGTTTTTCTATCTGCAGCCAGGGTTGGTGCAAAATCTTTGATGTCGAAGAAGATATTCTTGTCAGATTTTATGGATATCCATCTGTTTTGACCCTAGAATCTGTGCTAAGAGAGAAAGGTACTCCTGTTCACTTAAATAGATCTGCTGCAGAGAAAGCTGTTCAGAAAGTAAGAGGATAGAGGAGGGATTTTGACTGAGCGGAGCCTCCATTTAAAGGTTTTGATCACATGGTAACAAGGCATAAAATGCCGGACGGAACTTTTTCAAGTTCTTTTTAACAGGCAGAAAATGGAGTTTTCCTTAATTTAAAGCCTTATATATCCTTGAAGTTATGTCCCTTTACAATCAGATTGTGAAATATTTTGATATGACTCCTGATTCACAGATTACTTGGGCTATCTGTAGTGGAATTGTTAATAAACATCCAAAGAAAGGGGAGAAGCTGGGGTTAAACGTGTGATAACGCTTTTAAGAAAATTTGTGAAAGAAAAGAATCACATGGAGTCTGAACAGCAGTCAGAACTTCTTACAATTTTTACAGGTGTACATGGTGATTTTAAAAATTTCATTTTAGGGCATTATGGAAAGCTTCCTGTGAATTGTCCAGCAGACTGGGTCTATCGGAGTACTTTTGGAGATGAATGGAAGGAGAAAATAAAGGGAAGAAAAGTAATTTCACTTCTAGAGAGAGTTCCTGATGAGGATTTATCTGCTTTTAGAAAACAATTAGGAGGAGAACTGGGAAGACCTGCAAAAGAAGGGGAATTCTTTATCTTATGCATCCCAAAGATGCCATAGATTTTATTAAATTTCGTGAAGAATACGGAGATGTACCTTTAGTTCTTCCAACTAAGGTGTGGAGATAAGGTTAAGAAAAACCAAGTGATAAGGTGAATTTTGACTTGATGACAAAACCCTATACCATTGAGCTTGCGTCTATTGGCAATGAGATAGACGGTGTAATCCATGTAGTTTTGAAGGTAAACAATAAGACCTATGTTTTTAAGGTAGAACCCCCAAGAATTAAGAAAATCGAAATTAAAAAAGGTACTAAACCCAATGAAATAGCTTCTCCTAATTAATGGAACAGTTTGGAGAATTGGCAATCCTCAGAGAGGAACTTTAGAGGTAGGAGATATAGTACATAAAGGAGAGGAGATTGCCAATATTGAAGCCATGAAGATGGAAAATCTTATCATTGCACCTTTTGATGCTCAGATTGTGGAAATTTGTATAAAAGTAAATCAGATGGTAGAGGAAGGACAACTCATTTTTGTACTTCAGCATCTGGAGAAAACTGCATAATTGGCGAATCGAAAACAATGATGTAGGTAAGCAAGCTTTCCTTTGGAATTCAGGGAAAATGTCGTTATCTTCAGTGATTTAGGGGTAAACTATTATGAAGAACGCAATAAAGAAGCATTTTATGTTAGGATTTAATATTTTTGATTTATTATATAGGGGCAAATCCTTTTAAAATATATGCGAAACATTACTATTTTAGAACTTTTTAGGATTTAGTAATAACTTAAGTTTGAAAAGACAAGCGGTGAAATGTCAAGTAGTATTTTTTGGAACCTTGAAAAATAAAGGTCTCAAAAGCTCTAAAAAAGGCAACACTTAATAAACCTACCATAAATTGGATAATAATGGAAGGAACTTAGAGTATATTCAGTTAAAAATACTTATTAAATCTATCCATTACCTCCTGGTTGGTAGATTTGGCCTTTACTCAGCATAGCAAAGACCAGTCTTACAAGCTTACGTGCCGTTAAGACGAGGGCTCTTTTATGCTGGTGTTTTGTAACCTCATTGTACTTCTTGCAGTAGAAATCAGCATACTCTTTTGCGTGTATCCTTACGCAATTAGCTGCTTCTACAAGATAGTACCTTAAATACTGGTTACCGCACTTAGCTAAAGAGGTATCTTCAGCACTAAAGTTGCCAGATTGATATTTATTCCACACGAGGCCTGCAAATTTAGCTACAGCGCATTCATTTTTAAACCGCTTAACATCGCCAATCTCAGCCACAAGGCCTGCGGCTAATACATTACCGAAACCTGGAATAGTAGTCAGAGTTTGGTGAAAGCCATTAAGCTGTTTAGAGATTTCTTTGTCAAGTTTTTTAAGTTGTGACTCAAGAAATCTTATATTTTCAAGAGTCATGGTCAAAGTCATGCTAACAGTATCGCACATGTCAGGATTAAGACGATATGCCCTATTAGCAGCAGACTTAAGTGTCTTAGCAATTTCTTCGGGATTTTTCAATCTATTGTTGCCATGACTCAAGACAAAATCTACAAGTTCCTCCACAGGCATAACAGCGATCTCATCAGGAGTAAAAGAATCAAAAACAGAAGTAGATGCTGAGCCAAAGACGTCGCTAAAAAGACAGTCTTCCTTGTATGAAGAGAACTTGAGTGTGATTTCGGAAACTAATTTCCAGCGTCATACTATGGCATAAATTAAAAATTAGATACAGAAAATAACAAAGCCTTTGCGATAAAATACTGAAAAGAGGAAAGAAAATGTAAAATAATGAAAATCAATTTAAAAAAAGAGTATAAGAAATAAAGCCTAATAAAATAGGTTTAAAAATTAACAGTATATGGAATCTCAATATTTATGCTGCTCTACCTAATAATCCATCAAGCATAGAAATAAAATCAAACTTAGATTTTTTCAATCTAGCATCAAGATGGATATTAATAGAATGTATCATAATCCAGAAAGACCAACGCTTTTTGCCTCTGGTTTTAGATAGCTCCAACTCATAGTCATTAAGAAGCCTTTTGTTAACACGCTCAGAAGAAGTTCGCTTTTTCATCTCGCCTTTCCATTCATCAGAACCACGTGGAATGACGGTAAACAAGCGAGGATCAGATGAAGGCTTCGTATAAACGGTTCTACCATAATCAGAAGAGGAGCACTTATCTTTACAATTACATGAATCAACTTTACCAGTCGCAAAAGGACAGCGCCATTTAATTCTGTTACGGTCTTTCATAAAACCATTGTAAACCATAGGTAATCCTGCCATACAGACAGGAATACCATTTTCATTGATTTTAATAGTACCTTGGTACTTGCTGTTGTTTTTATTCTTCTTATTAAGCGGAATTACAGGTTTAATATTCCACTTATTAAGAAGATGATAAGTAGGGTAATTATCATGAGCACAATCACCAATAAATTTATCAAAAACGAAATCAGGATACAAAGCCCTTGCTTCAGACAAAGCAATAATAGCAGTAACACCATCATAACGAGGAGCCTCAACCAAGCGAAGATAAATCGGAATATCAGATTTAAGCTCTTCGTTGTATGTCACTAAAAAATAACCAGAATAACCATAAAACCATGTCTCATGATAACTATCCCAACCATAGCGAGCATCGGGGTCAGAGAACTTGCGATGGCAGTCACAATTAAATATACCCTTATTAGCACAATCACAAGTTCTAATACCGAAAGGACTTCCGCCGGTTTTAATACAAGTACCGTCACCGGAAATAGTAAGTTTTTCAATATCACCGAGGATGCCATCATTGGCGGAAGGCCTAACAGCAACATCGGCAAAAATTTGTTGAAGAAGCTTCTCAGGTCTTGACTCAAAAATTTTACCCTGTAAAGCCAAATCAACAAATTTCTGTATAATACCAGGGTGGCGTGGTGGAAGCTTCTGATTTTTAGCAAGTTTTTTACGTGGTTTGCGTTTAAAAGGATGTAGAGAATCCTGTCGGTCTTTTTCAATATCAGGATCCTCAAGCCATAACCTGTTAATCAAGTCATAATGAGTACCAACACCAGGAATATTATCAGGAGACACGCCAATCATGTAACACAAAAGGTCATCATGATGAAGCATGTAAACCCATTTAGTAATACTGTGACATTTAAGAAGAGACATAAGTACAAAAGACCGAAAAATTTCAGGCTGATTTTTGGCTGGAGAACCAGTATTAGAATAATAAGGTTCCAGTACAGGTTTAAGAACATCAAGATCTAAATTATAGAGTTTAGATAAAGCTTCAGAAAATTGAATGACACGATTTTTATCTGAAGCATAAATGGGTTGAATATTTTCGACAAGGAAAGACTTATAATCAGGATGCGAACGCCATGCGCCCAACATAAAATCACCTCAATAACAAGTAGTATGGTAAAAACACCATCCATTTCGATTATTGGGGCGATTTAAAAAAGTCAAGATAGAATGTAACCATATATGTTAAAAAAAGGAAAATATAAAGAAAAAATCTTACAATGTAAATAAAGATGTAAATGAATTGGAAATCGAAAAAGGATTTCAGAATGAAATTTTGGGGGATAAATTTAAAAGATGTCTCCTGAAATTCAGATATATCAAGCAACAGAAGTTGCCGAAAATATTCCTTGAGATAAAGGAGGTTCAAAGCTCTGCTCTTTTCACTGGATATAGTTTGTACCAGATGGTATCTAAAACGAGTAAGGCGCTGTAGCGCAGCATACCTAAAGTCAGGCATAGGAGTAGGGTTTACCCTACCGAATCTGACACAATCAGCAATGATTCTGGCATCAAAATCGTCAGTTTTAGGCAAATAGGTATAAGCCTTTTTAAAACCCTTGACTTAACCTGGATTCATAACAAAGAATTTAGGGTTAAAAGGTGCCAGGTCAGGAGAAGAAGCCAGGTGAAGATGGAGGTGCCATGCATAATAAGAAGTGGCTTCCATACCAATTTTGACACAGAAAGCATTAATAGCGTTAGCATGAGAAATCACCTCAGAGATGATACAAAGCACCTGGGATATCATTAGAAACCGAAAAAGGTTTCTTAATGAGGTTATTGCCATCTTGATCAATAAAGAAAACAGAATTAGATTGACTGCTTACGTCTATACCGACGAATAAAGTACTGGGCACGTAAATTCCTCCTTTCATTAAAAAAATTGAGAACCAGTACCAGGTTAATCCCTGACAGATTACCGAGAAACAGCCTCGCGATATCAGAACTATATCAATACTCATAGGATACACCGTATGGATGCTGAAACATACGGAAGAGTATGATATGGACAGCAAGCGAGTCAGAACTAAACGAGTAATCCCAGGGGTGCAGTCTTAGACGAGAAGTACCCTAAAGTAGGGTCTTCAGGAGGTTTTCAGAGCGACCCTGAAACCAAATTCTAAAAATAGTTTAACAGAGACAACCTGAAGAAGAAAGAGGGAATTCGTGTACTACAAATGCAAAATGCAGCGATCCAGCATACATCGAATAGAAGATTATATGTTTGGCTGATGTATGGTCAAGCCTAAAATGAACTCACTGCGTTCGGGCTTGACAACCCATCATCCCAAACATAGATAGTAGTTATGCGATGTATGCATAAGTATCAAGTGGCACTTGAAAGAGCTAATAATGACGAAATTAAAAAA contains:
- a CDS encoding 6-phosphofructokinase; amino-acid sequence: MKSVKGNLLIAQSGGPTSVINASAYGAIKEFLSLGSGHKVYAGVYGIQGILEKRIIDIDTLNKNTIETLKYMPSSAFGSCRYKLKDYDENEEEYEKIINIFKKFNITYFLYIGGNDSMDTANKLSIYMNKIGYDANIIGVPKTIDNDLVETDHCPGFGSAAKYVTNIGIEIWSDINAYKKESIMIMEVMGRDAGWIAASTGILKSVIPDINQLIYLPEISFDKDKFLIDVEKAIKKNNKLLIVVSEGIKDENGEYINANKNEIDSFGHKQLGGAGRHLQNLIKENITKNVKLIELGVTQRCAIHCASKTDIEESEIVGRDSVKYVLAGYSGYMTALERSSNDKYNCVTKLVKLQDVCKRVKNVPLNWINEQKNSVKDAMIDYIQPLILGEINPFNENGLVKYTDINFFR
- a CDS encoding acetyl-CoA carboxylase biotin carboxyl carrier protein subunit — its product is MGNPQRGTLEVGDIVHKGEEIANIEAMKMENLIIAPFDAQIVEICIKVNQMVEEGQLIFVLQHLEKTA
- a CDS encoding IS110 family transposase codes for the protein MPKTDDFDARIIADCVRFGRVNPTPMPDFRYAALQRLTRFRYHLVQTISSEKSRALNLLYLKEYFRQLLLLDISEFQETSFKFIPQNFILKSFFDFQFIYIFIYIVRFFLYIFLFLTYMVTFYLDFFKSPQ